The Sphingobacterium bambusae genome includes a window with the following:
- a CDS encoding leucine-rich repeat domain-containing protein, with the protein MPLFPNLKAISFNEFRPFQDHSNGHTTLHLPVECYELRRLAAIEFKGRSTINVERELPRIAELPDLRYLIFTASNPGDFPRNIHDLKNLRGISFGYDASLAGVKVPSTLEEIEIVSVNDSARVEEALQMIANPKTVKELGLSYFKIGQGVNNSIKFPMLRSVYLYANKIQDLGSFLSSFRGSRHLRNLHVERGSIVSISSALYSFPALRYLTVFNTRGGVTIPDGISKLKNLVHLNLSSNERVAIPKDLCQLGNLGRLDLSYSGMAELPKDVGQLSNLTDLKLEGNRIAMLPNSVADLRKLKNLDLHANPLVQLPSLGSLTMLDSLDLSYCNLIMLPEDIGDMKNLRYLSVENNFLKQLPSSIMQLKNLHKLVLAYNLLAELSEDIGLLEELENLDVSVNHLKQLPASIGSLKRLKTLNVSHNLLTTMPDEIGTLSSLEYLQAQNNVPTHHSLYDGSRKIYRKDDPKTDREVFVSSLNSFPKDLSSWSNMKSINLSHNDFSSFDVMKALLTIPAKGFNIDLSNAHVRTLPDSGWDNFLVTALRLNGNQIDTLPEDIVSAPILSVLNLQNNNLPKTPKNYNTHAGKRNEVLLYFEQVGLLHEEELPKNNDMAVALMEKSYQYFLYDKDYRSSLEMYQKALRFDPDVVLRSLDVRNLGEAYYHMQHYREAIHYLTRAIQQDTVGPVRIMNFVVPDFEYRAKSYLALQDTSSALQDYLELAQRFDRAYWTHIGMLYQQMSLKNSASEAYQRVIDYYQTQIDHPDVNKDQKELAMLCIMETYILSHKYDAAGQYAKAIDGKFTEENLLPIFDYLKAVTDLALGKQTDFSPALFKGKVSRRWGYDLLLSWLKTAKLEDSKSSLINDMTATMLAKRTK; encoded by the coding sequence TTGCCATTATTCCCAAATCTAAAGGCTATATCATTCAATGAATTTCGGCCTTTTCAAGATCATTCAAATGGGCACACCACGCTGCATCTTCCTGTTGAATGCTATGAGCTTAGACGCCTTGCGGCAATAGAATTTAAAGGGCGGTCAACCATCAATGTCGAGCGTGAACTACCGAGGATAGCCGAATTGCCTGATCTGCGCTACTTAATATTCACCGCGTCTAATCCAGGTGATTTTCCCCGAAATATCCATGATCTGAAAAACCTTCGGGGCATATCCTTTGGCTATGATGCTAGCTTGGCAGGGGTAAAGGTACCCAGTACACTGGAAGAGATCGAAATCGTTTCCGTCAACGATAGTGCCCGTGTAGAGGAAGCTCTCCAGATGATCGCCAATCCAAAAACAGTTAAGGAACTAGGTCTTTCGTACTTTAAGATTGGTCAAGGCGTCAACAACTCGATCAAATTTCCCATGCTACGCAGCGTCTATCTTTACGCCAATAAAATTCAAGATCTGGGAAGCTTTCTTTCTAGTTTTAGGGGGAGTAGACATTTACGCAATCTTCATGTGGAGCGGGGAAGCATCGTTTCTATCTCCAGCGCATTATACAGTTTTCCTGCACTTCGATACCTCACCGTCTTTAATACCCGCGGAGGGGTGACAATTCCCGACGGAATTTCCAAGTTGAAGAACCTTGTTCATTTAAATTTATCCTCCAATGAGCGGGTGGCTATTCCAAAGGATCTTTGTCAGCTGGGAAACCTGGGGCGGCTGGATCTATCGTATAGTGGAATGGCAGAGCTGCCCAAGGATGTAGGTCAGCTTTCCAATCTTACAGATCTTAAATTGGAGGGTAATCGGATAGCTATGCTTCCTAATAGCGTAGCAGATCTGAGGAAGCTGAAAAATTTGGATCTACACGCCAATCCGCTCGTACAATTGCCCTCCCTAGGGAGTTTGACCATGCTTGATTCGCTCGACCTCTCTTATTGCAACCTGATTATGTTGCCTGAAGATATAGGAGATATGAAAAACCTCCGCTACCTATCTGTTGAGAATAATTTCCTTAAACAGCTTCCTTCAAGTATAATGCAGCTGAAGAATCTGCACAAATTGGTCTTGGCCTATAATCTATTAGCGGAGCTAAGTGAGGATATCGGATTGCTAGAAGAACTGGAAAATTTGGATGTAAGCGTCAATCATCTGAAACAATTACCGGCTTCTATCGGTAGTCTAAAAAGATTGAAAACGTTGAATGTTAGCCATAACTTATTGACTACGATGCCAGATGAAATCGGGACGCTTTCTAGTTTGGAGTATTTGCAGGCACAAAATAACGTTCCTACGCATCATTCATTGTACGATGGATCTAGAAAAATATATAGAAAGGATGATCCGAAAACGGATCGAGAGGTCTTCGTTAGCTCATTAAATTCTTTTCCGAAAGACCTGAGTTCATGGAGCAACATGAAATCAATCAACCTTTCCCATAACGACTTTTCGTCATTCGATGTTATGAAAGCGCTACTTACCATTCCAGCTAAGGGCTTTAATATTGATTTAAGCAATGCGCATGTGAGGACGTTGCCTGATTCTGGATGGGATAACTTTTTGGTTACGGCACTTAGGCTGAATGGTAATCAGATCGATACGCTCCCCGAAGACATCGTTAGCGCGCCAATCCTGTCAGTCCTGAATTTACAAAACAATAATTTGCCAAAGACGCCTAAAAACTACAATACCCACGCAGGAAAACGAAATGAAGTCCTTTTATACTTCGAACAGGTAGGCTTGCTCCATGAAGAAGAGCTGCCTAAAAATAACGATATGGCCGTTGCCTTGATGGAGAAAAGCTACCAGTATTTTCTGTACGACAAAGATTATAGGTCTAGTCTGGAGATGTACCAAAAAGCACTCCGCTTCGATCCAGATGTGGTGCTCAGGAGTTTAGATGTACGAAATTTAGGTGAAGCCTACTATCACATGCAGCATTACCGAGAAGCTATCCACTACCTAACACGAGCCATTCAGCAGGATACAGTAGGCCCAGTGCGGATTATGAACTTTGTAGTTCCCGATTTTGAATATCGCGCAAAAAGCTACCTCGCACTTCAAGATACCAGCAGCGCGCTGCAGGATTACCTCGAACTGGCGCAACGTTTCGACAGAGCATACTGGACCCACATCGGCATGTTGTATCAGCAGATGTCCCTGAAAAATAGTGCATCGGAGGCGTACCAGCGGGTGATCGATTATTATCAAACCCAGATTGATCATCCGGATGTTAACAAAGACCAGAAAGAACTAGCTATGCTCTGCATTATGGAGACCTATATCCTTTCCCATAAATATGATGCTGCTGGCCAGTATGCCAAAGCGATTGACGGTAAGTTCACGGAGGAAAACCTATTGCCAATATTCGATTACCTAAAAGCGGTTACCGATTTAGCGTTAGGGAAACAAACTGATTTTTCTCCAGCGCTGTTCAAAGGAAAGGTCAGTCGGCGTTGGGGCTACGACCTGCTGTTGTCATGGTTGAAAACGGCTAAGTTAGAGGATAGCAAATCCTCCCTTATCAACGATATGACTGCAACAATGCTTGCCAAAAGAACGAAATAG
- a CDS encoding 30S ribosomal protein S16, whose product MATKIRLQRHGKKGKPFYHVVVADSRAPRDGKFIERIGSYNPNTNPATIILDFDKALDWVNKGAQPTDTARAILSYKGVLYKKHLQGGVKKGAFDDAKAEELFTQWVDGKDAKIEGKKTGLAQTKEDAKKAALTAEAKKNADKAAAVAAKNAPVAEEVPAAEEAETEAPATEETEG is encoded by the coding sequence ATGGCAACTAAAATCAGATTGCAAAGACACGGTAAAAAAGGAAAACCTTTTTACCACGTAGTAGTAGCAGATTCACGTGCTCCACGTGATGGTAAGTTCATTGAGCGTATCGGTTCTTACAACCCAAACACAAACCCTGCAACAATCATCTTGGATTTTGACAAGGCGTTGGATTGGGTAAACAAAGGTGCACAACCTACAGATACTGCTCGTGCCATCCTTTCTTACAAAGGTGTACTTTACAAAAAACACTTACAAGGTGGTGTTAAAAAAGGTGCATTCGATGATGCTAAAGCTGAAGAACTATTCACGCAGTGGGTAGACGGTAAAGACGCAAAAATCGAAGGTAAGAAAACAGGTTTAGCACAAACAAAAGAAGATGCTAAGAAAGCTGCTCTTACTGCTGAAGCTAAGAAAAATGCAGACAAAGCTGCTGCGGTAGCTGCGAAAAATGCACCTGTTGCGGAAGAAGTTCCTGCTGCTGAAGAAGCAGAAACGGAAGCT